The following coding sequences are from one Nicotiana tomentosiformis chromosome 3, ASM39032v3, whole genome shotgun sequence window:
- the LOC104092794 gene encoding calcium-binding allergen Ole e 8-like codes for MAATNNGNNNNNSVSKPSLYLQDMDEVQKVFKRFDTNGDGMISADELSGVINALGSDTSPDEVARMMDEIDTDRDGYINLDEFAEFCKGDVNGVGDGGVNELREAFDLYDQDSNGLISAAELHQILIRLGESCSVQDCTKMISSVDADGDGYVNFDEFKKMMTNSK; via the coding sequence ATGGCTGCTACCAacaatggcaacaacaacaataactccGTTTCCAAGCCTTCCCTTTATCTTCAGGACATGGACGAGGTCCAGAAAGTGTTCAAACGGTTCGACACTAACGGAGACGGCATGATCTCCGCCGACGAGCTCTCCGGTGTTATCAATGCCCTTGGATCTGATACATCTCCCGACGAAGTCGCTCGTATGATGGACGAAATTGATACCGACAGAGACGGTTACATTAACCTCGATGAATTTGCCGAGTTCTGCAAGGGTGACGTTAATGGCGTCGGTGACGGTGGCGTCAACGAGCTTCGTGAAGCCTTTGACCTCTACGATCAGGACAGTAACGGCTTGATCTCCGCCGCTGAGCTCCACCAGATCCTGATTCGTTTGGGCGAAAGCTGCTCGGTTCAGGACTGTACCAAAATGATCAGCTCCGTCGATGCTGACGGCGACGGTTACGTTAACTTTGATGAGTTTAAGAAGATGATGACCAACAGCAAGTAG